Part of the Candidatus Brocadia sinica JPN1 genome, TGTGGCATGGTATAAAGAACATAAAAAATAAACGGCCCAATTTCTTACTCCAGACGAAACTGACTCAACGGATGAAACACAGTGGTGATACCTAGTTGCCAATAACAGAAATATCAACAATGAGGTTTTTCCATGTTGACACTCTCTAATAAAATAAGCCTCAGCAGGATATTTTTTATTCCACCCCTGGTGTTTTGCATAACACAGGTCCAGCATAACAATCATTACCGGTATGTCTGTCTTTTTATCATGCTGGTTATCGGCTTAAGCGATGTGCTGGACGGCTATCTTGCCAGAAAAAGAAATGAAATAACAAATCTGGGAAGGTATCTGGATCCCGTTGCAGACAAGCTTGTCCTGGTGGTTTCCTGCATCATACTTTCCTCTGATCGTATCTGGCCGGAACCAAGATTTCCCAACTGGATTCCAACAGTTATTGTCTGCAGAGACCTTTTACTCATGTTTGGTACCATTGTTTCTCTCTTCATTACCGGGAGAATGGATTGTCAACCAACGATGCTGGGTAAGGCTGCCACCAGCCTTCAGATTGTTGCCATCATATCTGTGCTCATTGGAAACCATATTCCATTGCCTGCACTCATCATCATCTGGTGGATGGCCGTTATTTTCACCTTTATTTCCGGACTGTTGTATATGTACAGGGGGGTAAGACAGTTGTAATGTGCTTCCTATTCCCTCCTGCTATATTTATACAAAAAGGCTTTACATTGCCCACCTTTTGTACTAGTATTTATATAAATTTTTTAGTAGGCAATCAGCCCTCTGCAAACAATAAGCAGTGATAGCTGAAAACCGACAGCAGACACTGATCGCCTGCGGATTAACTCATCGAAATTTGTACGAGAGGTTTTTTTCATGCGATTTAACATGATACAAGAGGCCGTAGAAGACCTGAGACAGGGCAAAATGATCATTCTGGTGGATGATGCGAATCGTGAAAACGAAGGGGATATTACTATTGCTGCTGAAAAGATCACGCCAGAGGCTATTAATTTCATGCTTACCCATGCGCGGGGTATTATTTGCCTTGCAATTAATGCAGAACGAGCAGAAGAACTCGATCTTTATCCCATGGTATCCAATAATACGTCAAACTTCCAGACGCCCTTTACTGTTTCTGTTGATGCCAGAAACGGTATTACGACGGGCGTTTCTTCAAAGGACCGGGCTACAACGGTATTAACCGCTATTGACGATAGGGCGACTGCCGATGACCTTGTCAGGCCAGGCCATGTATTTCCACTCAAGGCACAAAGGGGTGGCGTGCTGGTCAGGACAGGACACACCGAAGGTGCGGTAGACCTGACACGCATTGCAGGGCTGAAACCCGCAGCGGTTATCTGTGAGATTATGACAGAAGACGGGAATATGGCGAAACTTCCCGATCTTAAAAGGTTTGCAGAAAAACACAATCTCAAAATCTGCACCATTGCAGACATTATTAAATACCGGCACGAACAGGAGCGGTTAATTGAAAAGCGCGTTACCGTAAAATTGCCTACTGCTTATGGAAATTTTACGCTTCATCTGTATCGTTCCTTCGTTGATGATTATCTCCACCTTGCCTTGTGTTTGGGTGTGGGCAGTGAGAGTGGAAATGCCCCGTCTCCCTTGCATAATGAACCAGTACTGGTAAGGGTGCATGATGAGTGCCTGACTGGCGATATCTTCGGTTCTCTCCGTTGTGATTGTGGTGAACAGCTTCACAGTGCCCTTCGGATAATACAGAATCATGGGAAGGGGGTACTGTTGTATATGCGACAGGAGGGGCGGGGTATTGGTCTGGAAAACAAATTGCATGCGTATTTATTACAGGAAAAGGGATTGGATACTGTTGAGGCCAATGAAAAACTTGGTTTTCCTGCTGATAAGCGGGATTACGGCATCGGTGCGCAAATCTTGAGAGACCTGGGTATAACAAAGATGCGGTTGCTTACAAATAACCCGAAAAAGTTCGCCGCCCTCGCCGGATATGGACTGGAGATCGTGGAACGTGTGCCCATCGTTATGGAGCCAAAGGAAGAAAACAGGGATTATCTGCGGACAAAGAAAGAAAAGCTCGGGCATATCATAGAAAAGGTGTAGTCTGCATTTGGAAAACCACAAAGACCAAAAGGCACAAAGAATAATTTGAAGGGAAAAGGCTGGGGATGGTTTTAGCATACGTTTCAAACTAGCAATGAAAAGACTTTTTGCAAAAAAGGCCCTGCACGACCTTGTCGAGGAATCTAATCACCATCACTTCAAACGGGTATTGGGCCCATTTTCGCTGACTGCCTTAGGAATTGGCGCCGTTATTGGCGCCGGGATCTTTGTCCTTACTGGTCTGGCTGCAAAAGAGTTTGCAGGTCCTAGCCTGATTCTTTCCTTTGTCCTTTCAGGTCTTGCCTGTATCTTCGTAGCCCTGTGCTACGCCGAGTTTGCATCCATGGTTCCTCTGGCCGGCAGTGCTTATACGTATTCATATGCAGCCCTGGGGGAGGTTTTTGCCTGGATCATTGGATGGGATCTTATTCTTGAATATTCCCTTGCCTCTAGCCTTGTAGCCGTAGGGTGGTCACATTATTTTGTAAAATTAATAGGACTTTTTGGTTTGCATATTCCACCCTGGCTTACCAATGATTATTGGACGCTTTCTCACCAGGCACAAGACCTCTTTACTCAAAGCGTGCCGGTTATTTATGGGATCCCTATCGTATTCAACCTTCCCGCCGCTCTTATTATTATCGCCATTACTACCTTACTGGTCATTGGCATAAAAGAAAGCGCACGTTTCAATAGTATCATTGTGGGGGTAAAACTTGCCGTAATACTCCTGGTGATTTTCGTTGGGTGGTGTTATGTAAAGAGCGATAACTGGGGAAATAGTTTTGAAACCTTTGCACCTTTTGGTATTGGTGGTGTTGGTACCGGTGCAGCTTACGTGTTTTTTGCCTATATTGGTTTCGATGCAGTTTCTACTACTGCACAGGAGGCAAGAAACCCGAAAAGGGACGTACCTATTGGCATCATTGTATCGCTGGTATTGTGTACCATTTTATACATTGCTGTCACTGCCGTCCTTACCGGTATGGTTTATTACAAGGATATCAATATTGATGCCCCGCTGGCCGATGCCTTTACCCGGTATGGACTGGTAAAGATATCCTTTTTCATTTCGGTCGGAGCTGTGGCGGGATTGACCAGTGTATTGCTGGTATTACTCTTAAGTCAATCCAGGATATTCTGGGCCATAGCCAGAGACGGCCTTCTGCCCGAAAGAATCTTCGCTGCCGTTCATCCCCGTTTTGGGACACCCTACATATCTACCATAATCGTTGGCACCTGTGTTGCCCTTACCGCCAGTTGTTTCCCCATAGAAGAAATCGCGAAGTTGGTTAACATTGGAACCCTGCTTGCCTTTTGTCTTGTGAGCGCCGCAGTTATCATCCTTCGTATCAAAGATCCACATCATCCCCGTGCCTTTCAGTGTCCTTTTGTCCCGGTAATCCCCATCCTGGGCATTCTCTCCTGTGGATACATGATGATACGACTCGAATTTTCCACCTGGCTCAGGCTCCTTGTATGGCTGGCACTAGGTGCCATCATCTATGCCGCCTACGGCAGACGTCACAGCAAACTGGCAAAGAAACACGCCCTGATGGAGAAACAAAACGAGTCCCTCATGGAATTGGATAAAAGCTATCTGTAGTGGTTTGCAATACCCCTTACTTTCTTTGTAAACAAGGAAGAGTATCCTCATTTTTTCTATTGCTAAATCTATCTTGGGATAGTAAATTGAGCTACCAGACAAACACCAGAATTCCATTGTATCTAAATCCAATTAGACAAATTATCCAGCAGCATTTGTTCTGATTTTATACGAAAAATCAATTTATTGCTATTGTTAATTTTGATTGTTGTTCAGTCAGACGAGTAACAGAAAATGCAAGAGATAGAATGGATACAAGAACGTGTTAGAAAAGGTGAATATTATTTTTCAAGGCATGGAGATCAGGAAAGGCAAAATGACAATCTTACAATTGTAGAGGTCGAAGAAGCCTTGTCTACAAGCAGAATCTTAGAAAAATATGAAAACACTGGGAGAGGAGAAAGCTGTCTGGTTGCAGGGTTTACGAATACGGGTAAACCAATACATGTAGTTTGTGGAGAAAGGGGAGATTGGTTAGTGTTGATAACCGTCTATGTTCCTAGTCCTCCAAAATTCAAAACCCCTTATGAGAGAGGTGAGAAATGAACAAAAGTTGCAATTTCTGCGGGAACAAAAATTTCAAAGAAAAACGTATACAATATATTTACAAACATAATGATCGGTTTCTCGTCATGAATAATGTGCCTTGTGAAGAATGCGAATATTGTGGAGAGCAGTATTTTAAAGCAGAAGTATTAAAAAAGATTGAGAAAATTTTCAAAGATATCTACTTTTCAGGAAAGAAAGTAAAACGAGAAGTTAAGGTGCCGGTTGAAGAATTTGCTGATATTTGAAACTAGATACAGGATATTCGTTGGACGTATTACGAACTGCTGATATTTTCTCTTAAACAAGGGCATTATTAAATCTATTGCATAATTAATTTAAAATGGCATACTTCCCCCGAAAGGGGGTGAGACATGCTGAAATATATAAAGATTTCGAAAAGGCCAAATACCTTATATCGGTCAACGGGATTAACGAGAGAACAATTTACTGCTCTTTGTACAAAACTAAACCCATTATGGGAAAAAGCAGAGAAAAGACGCTTGACCCAAAGGGAGCGAAAAGGCGTCCTTGGACAAGGAAGAAAATATAAACTCTCTACTACAGAGGATAAACTGTTATTCATTTTAGTGTTTTACCGTTATTACCTTACCGACGAACTTATGGGATACCTCTTTGGCATTCATCCAAGCAATGCTTGTAGGCTGAGGATTAAAATGGAACCCCTGGTAGAAAAAGCTGCCGATCCTTCTCTGAGTCAATCGATAAGACGCAGGATTCCTCCTGGTGTAAAAAAGGTTTCTACCTTGGAGGAACTGCTTGTGGTATGTCCTGAATTTGCAGAGGTTGTAACCGATGCTACTGAGCGGCAAAGGCGAAGACCGAAAAAAAGGATACAAAAGAAATACTATTCCGGAAAGAAGAAACGCCATACCAAAGGGAAAATTCTTATGGTAAGTAAAAGCTATCCTGGAAGAACCCACGACTATAACATCTTCAAACAGGAGAATACTGCGAAAAAGTTGCCCACGAAAAATATCCATTATGGAGATAGCGGTACGATGGCGCTCCAAATGACTATCCTGAACACACGATTATACTGCCGGTAAAGAGGAGACGCAATCATAGCAGCTTGAGTCTTTCTGAAAAGCGTTTTAACAGGAAACATTCTCGAATACGTATTCTTATTGAACATGTATTAAGTCGTATGAAAAAATATCAAATCCTAGCCCAGGTGTATTGTCACAAAATGATAGATTATAATCGAAGATTTAGAAACATTGCCGCCCTTGTCAATTTCAGGCTGGCATCTCCTGCTATTTAGAATATGTCATAACCTTAAGATTGTTTCAAACTGTACAATTACGCAATATATCTATTAATCAGAGATAAAGTTTACGAAGGTTTTATTTCTTTCCTGACCCTGGAGGAAATTCTGAAGGCTCCTCATGAAATACGCAAAATATTAAAGAACACAATTAATGAATCGGGACTTGAGGTTTTTGAAGAGACTGAGGAATGTGTTGAGTTAGCAGGTGCTTATTTAAATGATGAAATTATTCCCGTGAAGTATCGTAATGATGCTAGACATATTGCAATAGGTGTATACTACGAATGCGATTTCATTGTCTCGTGGAATTACAGACATATGGTAAATATAACCGTGAAAAGATTGATTAACAGTACAAATTTGAGGATGGGATATAAGTATATTGACATAGTTTCACCGGAGGTAATAGGATATGGAGAAGTGGGAACATAAATCGCTGGAGTGGATCACAGGGTTAATAAATATTTGGGGAGTAAGTCTCTATGGCCTCCTCACTCTCTCCTAATCTGTATGACGTGGCCGTTGTTGGAAGTGGTCTGGCGGATCATCTGCTGCACTTTGTTTAGCCAGACAAGGGGTGAGGGTGGTAGTTCTAGAAAAAGATTCGCTGCCACGTCATAAAACCTGTGATGGTGGGGTGACCTACAGGGCGATCCAACTGTTGCCTGTTGACATCCGAGAGGTTATTGAGTTAGAGTGCTACTCTGCCGAGTTGAATATGATCGATGCCAGCCTTCATTTCTCTACCAAAAGACAACAACCGATTATTTCCATGACCTCACGGGAGAAGTTTGATTTCTTCCTGGTTTCTGCTGCCAAAGATGCCGGGGCTGATGTTTTGGCAGACTGCAAGGTAATTGGCATTATAAATAAGTCTGACAAGGTTGAATTAATTACCAGCAAGGGAATATTGTCTGCCCGATTCGCGGTTGCGGCAGATGGTGCGAGGGGCGTTGTTGCCCAAAAAGCTGGCTGGCAGGAAACTCGTTACCTTATTCCTGCGCTGGAGTGTGAGGTTTTTGTATGTGAGAGCGTGCTGAGGAGATTCAGCCGTGCAGCCAGATTTGATTTTGGTATAGTTTCTTACGGATATGCATGGGTTTTCCCGAAGAAGGAACATTTGTCCATCGGTGTGTTGAGTATGTGACGTATCCCAATCAATCTGAATGAAATATTTGAGTGGCCAAATTGCTGCTCAAGCTTTACTTGATGGAAGGTTTGAAATGAGGCGCGTTGAACAAGTCTATAATTCGCAACTTGCGAAGGTAATATTACCAGAACTGCGATTGGGCAGAATTTTGGAGAAATTGATTTACGATTATCCGAGGATACGCACGTGGCTATTCCGTTTGTATGGACGGAAATTGAGTGAGGTTGTTACCGACGTATTCATAGGTGAAAAAACCTATTGTGGGATGCTACACAGTCCTTTGAATTATCTTAAATTAGGTTGGGTTTTAAAAGGCAAAACTCAACGACTTTTCACTTTTACCCACCCCTTAATCCCCTCTTGGGAGGGACTTCTAAAATTCCCCTCTTGAGAGGGGTAGGGGTGTGTTTATTCATTGCTTAACTAAAAAGTTTGAAATTCCTATACGTGAACTTAAACACGGACAAACTTCGTTTGTCGATGCTACCCTAAAAAATCGCATGAATATTATGCAGGGTCCTATAGTAAGGATTATTTTCAGTTGGCGGATGCTGGTTACCTTCTTCCTGGGAGTAAGCTCCGGCATCCCTCTTTTAGTTACGGGTTCCACGCTTCAGGCATGGATGACCGATGAAAAGGTCAATCTTGCGGTGATTGGGATGTTTTCCTTGGTAGGGCTTCCTTACACGGTCAAGTTTCTTTGGGCACCTGTCATGGACCGATACGTCCCACCATTCTTTGGCCGGAGGCGCGGGTGGATGCTGATTTCCCAGATGCTTCTTATGCTGGCCATCGGCGCCTTTTCTCTCGTAAGGCCTGCCGAATCTCCCTGGATTGTGGCCTTTCTCGCAGTGCTTGTGTCCTTTTTTAGCGCGAGCCAGGACATTGTCGTTGATGCCTATCGGCGTGAGCTTTTACAGGATGAGGAATTGGGCTTAGGCTCCTCTCTGGCTGTTAATGGTTATCGCATTGGTATGCTCATTTCCGGGGCGTTTGCCCTGTTTTTGGCCGATCATATCCCCTGGAATTACGTTTATCTGCTGCTGGCCGTCTCACTTCTTATTGGTATTATTACTACATGCTTGGCACCAAAAAAAGAAGGGCGGATGATTCCCCCGAAATCTCTCCGCGAAGCGGTTATAGAACCCTTTCTTGATTATTTTAAGAGGGTAGGGGCCTTTGAAATTTTGGCCTTTATCCTTCTTTATAAAATCGGTGACGTTATGGCTAGCAGCATGACAACACCTTTCATTTTAAAGATGGGATTCACCAAGACAGAATTGGCTGCAGTTGTAAAGATTTTTGGGATATTTGCCACGATTGCAGGTAGCCTTGCCGGGGGAATTCTCTTATTAAAATTAGGGCTTTGCAAGGGTCTTTGGATATTTGGAATTCTTCAGGCTGTATCGACCCTCTCTTTTTCAGCGCTTGTTTCTGTGGGTGCGTATTACTCCGTACTGGCGGCTATGGTTACCTTTGAGAATTTAACCAGTGGTATGGGAACCTCTGCATTTATAGCATTTATGGCAAGCCTCTGCAATAAGAGGTTTACCGCCACGCAATATGCGCTTTTGAGCAGTCTCATGGGCATCCCAAGGGTGATTGTTGCTTCACCTACCGGGTTTTTGGTTGAAAGATTAGGATGGGTTCGTTTTTTTGTCTTCTGCACGTTAGCCGCTATTCCGGGACTCGTTTTCCTCTTTCGTTTTAAGGCATGGCAAGGGGAATCACATCGTGTTAATGAAACAACCGCCGTTCGTGAAGGTGAAGAACTTTTTACTGAGCCTTAATTTTCAAAATAGTTGCGTGTTACGAGTTACGGGTTGCGAGTTTTTATTTAACCTGCAACACGGGACACGTAGGTCGATTGTATAAGAATTTTCATTTTATTTATGCAGGTCTTGGGGATATGTGTTAATCGATTATGTATTTACTTAAATAATCGGCGGGAGACCTCCCCTTCATCCCTTGTGAAGGAGGAACAAGGAAGACGTTTATCTTTACCTCCCCTTATCTCCTTGCGAAGGGGGGAAAGAGGAGTAGTTATAAATTGAAGGAGTTTTTACTTTTGATTGCAGCGATGCCACGTTGCTTTAAATTCGGAGGGTTGTAGCATGAAAAAATATATTTTCGGTACTATCCTTTTCAGTCTGTTTATTACTTCTCATTCCATGGCACAAGGAAAACAAGTTTCTATTACCATTTATCAGAATAATCTTGGCCTCGTTCGTGATGTCCGGGAAATGGAATTACAAGCGGGAAATCAGGAGATTCGTTTTACGGATGTTGCATCTTTGATTGATCCTACTTCCGTTCATTTCAAATCACTTACTGCGCCGGATCAGGTGACTATCCTTGAACAAAACTATGAATATGATTTGGTGAGCGCAGAAAAGATATTGCAAAAATATATCGATCAAGCCGTCCAGCTCTTCACCAAAGAGGGTAAAATTTTTGACGGAAAACTGCTGAGTGCAGGCGGAAATGTGATCCTGGAGAAAAAAGAGGGTGGAATTCAATCAATCGCAGTAGCAAATATTCAAAATATGGACTTTCCCAAACTACCTGCGGGCTTAATCACCAGACCGACACTGGTCTGGTATCTTTCGAGTGAAAAAGCCGGCAAACACAATATGGAAACAAGCTACTTAACGGATGGGATCGGCTGGCATGCAGAATACGTCGCGTTGGTGAATAAAGACGAGACAACACTGGATTTGTCCGCCTGGGTTTCCGTTAATAATCAATCAGGTACTGATTATGAGAATGCAAAGCTCAAACTGGTAGCGGGTGACGTCCACCGGATAACACCTCCGCCACCGCGCTATCTCGGTTACGAGGAAAGGGCGATGGTGAAAGCCGCCCCGTCTCCTCAATTTGAAGAAAAGGCTTTCTTTGAATATCACCTTTATACGCTTCAGCGTGCCGCAACTATCAAGAATAATCAAATCAAGCAACTTTCGCTTTTTCCAACGGCAACAACGCCCGTAAAAAAGATTTACGAATATGACGGATCCAAAAACGAAAAGAAAGTCAATGTAAAATTGGAATTTATAAATTCAGAGAAAAATGGATTGGGACTTCCTATTCCTGCCGGGAAAGTGCGGGTTTATAAGTCAGATGAAGATCAATCCCAGATTTTTCTTGGAGAAGACCAGGTTGACCACACTCCCAAAGATGAAAAAATCCGGTTGTATGTGGGAGACGCCTTTGACGTGGTTGGTGAACGAAAGCAGATGAGTTATAAACAGTTAAGTGACCGGGCACGGGAAGAAACCTGGCAAATCAAGCTGCGCAATCACAAAAAAGAAGATGTCGAAATCCTGGTAACAGAACATCTCTGGGGTGATTGGGAAGTTCGCGAATCTTCGCATACATATAATAAAAAAGATGCCAACACCCTTGAATTTTTAATTCCACTGAAAAAAGATTCGGAAGTAACCGTAAAATATACGGTGTTATATCGCTGGTAATTAAATTGTATGGAAATTTTCATATATTTAGGATAACTGGCAATGTGCTTAAATAACTGGTGGAAGCCCTCCCCCTTCATCCCCTCCTTGCGAAGGAGGGGAAAGAGGGGTGGTTCTAACCTGAAATGATTGAGATTTTTAAAAGCACGAATCATAGGCTTGAGAAAGTTAATGCGCCAACCGAAGGATGCTGGGTCAACGTAGTAAACCCCAGCGAGCGGGAGGTTGCACAGATCGAGGGATGGGGCATTCCTCCTGATTTTGTAACCCATTCCCTGGACATTGATGAGCGTGCCCGGACGGAAAGGAATAACGGCATCATCTTTATTGTGCTCCGCCTCCCCTATGTGCAGGGTAAAAAATCGCCTGTTCCCTATATTACCGTGCCGCTTGGGATTATCCTGGCGGATACTTTCATCGTAACAATTTGCAAAGAGGAGACGAGCGTCATTCATGAATTTGCCGCTGGTCAGGTGCATGGCCTGTCTACCGTTAAAAAGAATCGGTTTGTCCTGCAGCTGCTCCTCCGTACTGCCGATCGATACCTGGCTTATCTTCGGGACATTGATAACTTTGTTGATGCGCTTGAAGAGAAGCTACATCGCTCATTGCAAAATAAGGAGGTTCGGGAGTTGTTGAAATATCAGAAGAGCCTGGTTTATTTCACCACTGCCCTGAAGTCCAATGAGCTGATGCTGGAGCGCTTGCAAAAAAGTCAATTGTTTCAGGTTCATCCTGAAGACGAAGACCTGCTTGACGATGTGCTTATCGAGATACGCCAGGCAATCGAAGTAACCGCTATTTCGGAAAACATCCTGAGCCAGATGATGGATGCATTCGCATCTATTATCTCTAATAATTTGAACGTGGTCATGAAGTTTCTAACCTCGATGACGATTGTAATCAGCCTGCCCACTTTGATCGCAAGTTTTTACGGCATGAATGTCCGCCTTCCCGGACAGGACCACCCCTATGTGTTCTCGCTGACGTTGCTCGTTTCCCTCATGACATCGTTAATCGTCGTGATCATTTTCTGGAAGAAGGAATGGCTGTGAGAAGAAAGTTTTCATTTTATATTTTCATCATGTTTGGTATATTCTCAAAATGAATCAGCATCACAGCACAGAGTACCCAATTTTTATAAGGAAGTGATAAAGTGATTGAAATAAAACCGATAACCGGAACGGTCGATGCAATCGTTACAGTTCCGGGCTCGAAGAGTTATACAAATCGTGCACTCATTACTGCGGCATTGGCCGATGGAGAATCCACAATCACGAATGCCCTTTTTAGTGACGATACCAAATATATGGCGTCCAGCTTGAATGTCCTGGGAATACCCATCGAAGAACAGCAAGATGTCAATAAGTTCATCGTACACGGAAAAGGTGGAACTATTCCCGCAAGACAGACGAATTTGTTTGTGGGGAATGCAGGGACTGCCATGAGATTTTTAACGGCTATGCTAACTCTGGGCAACGGGGTCTATGAGATAGATGGTGTTACGCGTATGCGGCAAAGGCCCATACAGGATTTACTTGATGGCCTAAGACAGCTTGGGGCGGATGTTATATCGAAACATAACGACGGTTGTCCACCTGTAATAATCCGGGGGAAAGGATTAAATGGTGGATTGGCCGTTGTAAAGGGAGATTTGAGCAGTCAGTATTTTAGCGCCCTGTTGATGACTGCCCCTTGCGCAAAAAAGGATGTGATCATAGAAGTGAAGGGAAATCTGGTTTCAAAACGTTATGTGGACATGACTGTGGCGTTGATGCGTGAGTTTGGGGTAAATGTTGAGAACAATGATTATAAAACGTTCTTCGTAAAATCCGGACAGCATTACAAGGCTACACACTATGAAGTTGAGGGAGACGCATCGGCCGCTTCTTATTTTTTTGCTGCTGCTGCCATTACTGGTGGAAAGGTAAGGGTCGTTGGCATTGGGAGTGATTCCTTGCAAGGGGACATCCATTTTGTTGATGTCCTGAAGAGTATGGGTTGTAAGGTCGTCATAGGCAGCAATTGGGTTGAAGTGCTGGGGAATTCATTGCATGGTGTAGATGTGGATATGGGTGACATGCCGGATGTGGTGCAGACTTTGGCAGCTGTGGCGGTATTTGCCCACGGTAAGACGCGGGTAAGGAATGTAAAAACTATGCGGATAAAGGAAACCGACCGTATTGCGGCGGTGGTAAATGAATTACGGAGAATGGGGATTTCAGCGGTGGAATATGAGGACGGCTTTGAGATTGAGCCGTCTCCGCCACGACCAGCTCAGATAGAAACGTACGATGACCATCGTATGGCCATGAGTTTTGCATTGATTGGGTTGCGCTCAACAGGAATATCGATAAAAAACCCTGAGTGCGTATCCAAAACATTTCCTGATTATTTTCAGAGATTAGAGGCCTTGAGGGGTGGGTTGTAAACTGGGCTTGCTATTAGCCTCAATCCTAATCTCTTTAATAATTCCTGTAGCTAAACCATCCGCCAGGCGGGTGAGAATAGCAAAAGCTATACTGTAGTATCTACAAAAGAAGTCTCCTTAGTGGACGTCCTCCGGTTTCAAAAGTCCGAATCTTACTTGTATAGAAATTTTCCATTTTATCCATGAATTTTTTAGGACGGTAGTGTCATAAAAATCCCCCCTTTGTTAAGGGGAATTAACTGGGTTTTCGCTTTGCTCAACCTGCTAACATAACTACACAGCCTTTTTAATATCTTATGACCGAGTAGTGATAATATATATACATAGCGACATAAGTTTACAACTGTCTGTCATTCCTGGCTTGATCCAGAATCCAGTATTTTTCTGGATTCCCGCTTCCGCGGGAATAACATATTCGTATCTGATTAATGACGCTGGGTATAGCTGTTCTTTCCGGGCGTAATGGTTCTAATAATTGTTGCAGACTCGCTTGCAAGCCACCCAGGAGAATATTTTCATATCGTACTGACAAATCCACCCTTCGGGAAAAAGAGCAGTACAACCATCGTCGGGGCCGATGGAAAAACCGTATAAAGAAAAAGAGACGATCGAAAGGGAAGACTTTTGGGCTACTACCTCAAACAAACAACTGAGCTCTGTCCAGCATGTAAAGACCATCCTTGCGCAACACGGACGCCCTGACATCGTTGTGCCTGATAATGTCTTGTTTGAAGGCGGCGATAGTTGATATTAAGTAATCTGTCGGACTTCCCGGACGTCAGTTTTCTTGCTTATAAAAATTTTCTATGATTGTCCGGCAGAAAAATACTTCGGTACCTTAATCAAAATCTGCATAAATTTCTCCGAAATTTATCCCTGCAATACTCGTTTTCTCATACTGTTTTTTTAGTGATAATCTTGCTTCCTGAAGTTCCGGACTGGCGCTCCCGTTCCGTATTGCATCTGATGCCTCTATGAATCCGGCGAGATGATATCCCTGGTAAGCACCTCCGGCAGGTCGTGGAATAAGCCTGTGAAATAATTGTTTACGCATCTGCGTGCACATGCTTTTATTTCTAAGG contains:
- a CDS encoding bifunctional 3,4-dihydroxy-2-butanone-4-phosphate synthase/GTP cyclohydrolase II yields the protein MRFNMIQEAVEDLRQGKMIILVDDANRENEGDITIAAEKITPEAINFMLTHARGIICLAINAERAEELDLYPMVSNNTSNFQTPFTVSVDARNGITTGVSSKDRATTVLTAIDDRATADDLVRPGHVFPLKAQRGGVLVRTGHTEGAVDLTRIAGLKPAAVICEIMTEDGNMAKLPDLKRFAEKHNLKICTIADIIKYRHEQERLIEKRVTVKLPTAYGNFTLHLYRSFVDDYLHLALCLGVGSESGNAPSPLHNEPVLVRVHDECLTGDIFGSLRCDCGEQLHSALRIIQNHGKGVLLYMRQEGRGIGLENKLHAYLLQEKGLDTVEANEKLGFPADKRDYGIGAQILRDLGITKMRLLTNNPKKFAALAGYGLEIVERVPIVMEPKEENRDYLRTKKEKLGHIIEKV
- a CDS encoding transposase family protein; amino-acid sequence: MLKYIKISKRPNTLYRSTGLTREQFTALCTKLNPLWEKAEKRRLTQRERKGVLGQGRKYKLSTTEDKLLFILVFYRYYLTDELMGYLFGIHPSNACRLRIKMEPLVEKAADPSLSQSIRRRIPPGVKKVSTLEELLVVCPEFAEVVTDATERQRRRPKKRIQKKYYSGKKKRHTKGKILMVSKSYPGRTHDYNIFKQENTAKKLPTKNIHYGDSGTMALQMTILNTRLYCR
- a CDS encoding DUF4258 domain-containing protein, producing MQEIEWIQERVRKGEYYFSRHGDQERQNDNLTIVEVEEALSTSRILEKYENTGRGESCLVAGFTNTGKPIHVVCGERGDWLVLITVYVPSPPKFKTPYERGEK
- a CDS encoding type II toxin-antitoxin system MqsA family antitoxin, with translation MNKSCNFCGNKNFKEKRIQYIYKHNDRFLVMNNVPCEECEYCGEQYFKAEVLKKIEKIFKDIYFSGKKVKREVKVPVEEFADI
- a CDS encoding CDP-alcohol phosphatidyltransferase family protein, whose amino-acid sequence is MLTLSNKISLSRIFFIPPLVFCITQVQHNNHYRYVCLFIMLVIGLSDVLDGYLARKRNEITNLGRYLDPVADKLVLVVSCIILSSDRIWPEPRFPNWIPTVIVCRDLLLMFGTIVSLFITGRMDCQPTMLGKAATSLQIVAIISVLIGNHIPLPALIIIWWMAVIFTFISGLLYMYRGVRQL
- a CDS encoding amino acid permease; translation: MKRLFAKKALHDLVEESNHHHFKRVLGPFSLTALGIGAVIGAGIFVLTGLAAKEFAGPSLILSFVLSGLACIFVALCYAEFASMVPLAGSAYTYSYAALGEVFAWIIGWDLILEYSLASSLVAVGWSHYFVKLIGLFGLHIPPWLTNDYWTLSHQAQDLFTQSVPVIYGIPIVFNLPAALIIIAITTLLVIGIKESARFNSIIVGVKLAVILLVIFVGWCYVKSDNWGNSFETFAPFGIGGVGTGAAYVFFAYIGFDAVSTTAQEARNPKRDVPIGIIVSLVLCTILYIAVTAVLTGMVYYKDINIDAPLADAFTRYGLVKISFFISVGAVAGLTSVLLVLLLSQSRIFWAIARDGLLPERIFAAVHPRFGTPYISTIIVGTCVALTASCFPIEEIAKLVNIGTLLAFCLVSAAVIILRIKDPHHPRAFQCPFVPVIPILGILSCGYMMIRLEFSTWLRLLVWLALGAIIYAAYGRRHSKLAKKHALMEKQNESLMELDKSYL
- a CDS encoding transposase family protein, giving the protein MSLSEKRFNRKHSRIRILIEHVLSRMKKYQILAQVYCHKMIDYNRRFRNIAALVNFRLASPAI